The DNA region TCTTGAAAGCAGATATCAGTTTTACTTCACGAATAGTTCGCCCAAAGAGAAAAATCTTAATCACTACTTAAAAAGCAAGTAGTAATAGTATGTTATCAAAAGTACTGTAATAGACGGACTCTGGATGACAAGCCAAAGAGCTTTTGTAGAAAACGCAacccaaaataaacataattcagAAGACACCAGCTTACTAGTGACGTACAGTGACAATATAATGCATCTCTTTCATGTGATAAATATTATGCTATATGTCATGTAGTTTTTAATTACAAAGAGCATGGTACAGCTCTGCAAGAAGCAACATTGCACACAAGATGTGTCTCAAAATCTAATGATCTTCCTTTGACACGCTACTGATAAGTGTGCATGTAAGTGCTCGAGGTAGCACCAGGAGGCCAGTGTTTCCCAGGCCTGTTAGTGGAGCACAGTTGATACTCATTAACTCTAAGACTTCAAATTCATGAGTCAGATAAGGGACATATCCAAAATGCACGCTGTTGGTGTCCCTCCAGGGACAAGGAAACTCACTAGGTCAGGTCCTAGCAtgtgctggttaggtatgttatGAAGCATGGCTACGGGTTTGAGCTTGAGACATATTGTCTAAATCTAGAACAGTTAGTGTGTCTTGCTCAAACTTTCACCATGGCATTAAAACTGGTACTGTACACTGTTGTCGCTTGCAAAATCTAAATGATGGTGCTGTGGGTGGAAACTTACAGATTAAGGGGAGGTAATATTACAATAAGATCCCTTTTCAACGTCGGTGAGGGAGCAAAGGCAGACATGATTGTTTTTTTAGAGGCTTGCAGAAAAAGACTTACCAAAACAAAGTTACTGGATtaatctttttcacatttccttgGTTGGTAAGAGTCGGATTATAGCACTGAAAACCTGGAAAAgtctttttacctttttacGATATGTCTCTTTCAAGATGGTTGTGAGCTGGTTTAAGAGAGTTCTTAGCTAGTCATGagctgcactgtaaaaaatgaccatgaatgctatagtaaaaacctgttaaatatttcaattccTGTACATTTTACAGGTAAAACCTTGCCATTCCCAAAAAACTGCCATTCCCAGAAtcccctgcattgcatttcaaattttgtgtGAATTTGTTGCTGCTTGTGAATGGGCtctggttcatcatgtgactttctcatcaccacctgtaTTTGGTGTCTATCAGtgtatttaaaacagatttcagtactttaatgggttggtatattaacattttatcagttaatgaaattacttaactgttatttaaataatttaactgtaaatttaatgtaaaacctAAAACGTTACCGTTTTTTTTTGCGGTTGAATTCCGGCAACCATATCTACCAgttttgctaatttttttttacagtgtagctcCACCCAGCTCATTACCACCACATGACCAGATTAAGCCATCTCATGGCCATTTtaccagcttaaaccagttcAAACCAAgcagccatgcttcaaaacatgtATAACCAGGATAGGATGGATTTTTCAACAGAGGTGTGTTTTATCCTGCTCCCGGAGGGCTACCTTCCAGTAAAGTTTATCTCCTGAATTAAACACATCTGAAAAAGCTTGTCATGATATTTAGTATCACTAGAACATTCCTGGCAGGTGAGTTGGAGCTAAACCCTGCAGAACAGTGATCCTCCAGGAGCAGGGTTTGACATCGAGTTGCTTCAGAATTTCAGTTGGAAGGACACCAGTGTTTCCCAAACAGTACACATTTTTCAACTCTTCCTAATCAAATGCACCTCAACACTGGTAGAGACTCCCAGAAATGAAACAGGTCAGGTCAGATAAGGAAGACGTCAAAAATGTAGACTATCGGTGTGCCTCTGGGAACAAGGTAGGAAAACAATGCAGGAGATAGTGAGTGGTGAGATCCAAcccaaaatacatacatttgaacaaactaatcaaggtctttaaGATCACTAGAAGCTTCTGGGCAGGAATGTTAAACTCTGCAGGTGAGGTTTGATACTAATGATTTGCCCCAGAGTTTCAGAAGGCAGAAGACTAGTGTTTCCCAATCCATTTCATGGAGACTCATCTGCTAACTCATCCTAAACAGACATAGTTGATTCaactcatcagctcattagtacAAACTGTCAGATAAAGAAGACATCCAACATGTTGCCTCCAGCTAAAGGTTTATAAAACTCTGCAGTAGGTGTGATCTCTTCTTCTTTAAACACAAGCTAACCAAGGTCTTTAGGATTACAAGAAATATCTGGAAAGATGTGTTGTGGCTTAACCCAGGGTTTGACACCCCTGCTCCAGAATTTCAGTCGGATTGTTTTCCAAATCTTTTTGTGAAGATGCAGTACCATTTTTTCTTAACTCTTCATAATTACTCATCTAATTCATCTGCTTGATAATAGAGACCCCTAGACTTGAATTGGATtgataaatggataaatgttttctgtgtgtctgCCTCCAGGAATAGGGTTAGGAAACAGCAACAGTGCTGTTCCTCGGAGCCCTCTGTCTTctagagtttagctccaaccaaTTAGAGTCAGGATTAATAGATTATTTTCGGTCAGGTGTGTTGGCGCTAACACATCATATCAATTCTAATTTGTGCATCCTTGTTTCCTTTCCTCAGTTTCTTTCCTTGCATCTTAGCTCCTTCCACCCTCCGGGATGAAAGGAAAGAATGCAAGGAAAGACTCTGCACTAGGTTTTGAGACACATCCACATCGTTGCCTCTCATCAGGCAGTCGTAGGAATGCAAAAAGTATAAACACCTGTTTTTCAGAGGTCGACACCTCCGGCGTCCCCAACCTGCTCCCTCAGTAGAAAGCAGGTATGGTGTGTTCGATTACACAGCGTCTGCAGTGCTGTCGGACCAGTCGAAGGGCCTCAGGTGGCACCTCACACTCCTGTACGTTTAGTAACTGCAGCTCGGGACATCCCGCTGCTAGCGCCATGAGCCCTCTCCCTGTCAAACTCTCACAGCCCCTCAGACTCAGCCTTCGTAGGCCTTCGCAGCAACGTGCTAGCACCTCCAGCCCGGCGTCCGACACCAGCGGGCAGCGGCCAACATCTACAGACCGCATTCGGGGGCAGTTGCGAGCTAAGTGGCTCAAACCCTGGTCCGTTAGCCCCTCGCACCCCCGTGCATTCAGGTAGCGGAGCCGCGGACAGTAGCGAGCTACGTAACGCAGCCCAACGTCTGTTATGCGCATACAGTGAGCCACGCTCAGATAGCGTAGATGGCCCTCGAGGCGAGCAACCTCACGTAAGCCAAAGTCTCCGATCAGATGGCAGTCGCTGAGGCTGAGCTCGCGTAAAGCAGAGCAGTGCAGTGCTAGCTGTCGCAGGGCCTCGTCTGTTAGCCGGCTGCAGCGCCGCAGGTACAGGTGCGTGAGACGAGGACAATGAAACGCAATGGTCCTCAAGCCTTCGTCCTCCAGTGATAAACAGTCCGTCATGTCCAGATACTGCAGGCCAATCTGCTGTCCATGAAGAGGTGTGAGCTGTAGAGACGCCTCCTCCGTCAGGCTGATGCAGGTCACTTTAGGGCAGCCTAGGAAAAAGAAGGAGATATTATCGTAATCGCACTTTTTGATTGGAACGGTTACAgcagggctgtccaaactctGGTGTAGCTCCgagtttaaagcatttattaacacactgaGCGACTATTATCATGCGTCTAAATAATGAGGCTTATAAATGTACTAATCATTCGCTTTTAAATAATCTTACGAACCAATGAAAATTCCTAAATGACGTAATTTAGAAACTATAAATGTATAGTTACtaaagtatgaaaatacaattaataaacagtatagatatgctcaagaacaaaacactgcatttatgAACTGCTTACTAATGttgtaatgcatattaatgGAACAATGCTTTGTAAAGGATAAACTgactatttactaatgcttaccTAATGATTCATAGCGTGccgttattataaagtgttacctaaaagTTCAATATATAGTCTGCATAACTATGACGGGTGGCATTATTTACTCGTCCTATCTTACATAAAGCTATCAGACCATatcttgtttttaaagatgtccTTAAGcagttaggattagggttagggctagcaGTTCCTGTTGTTTTGATTCTTTTTGAACAATAAATCTAGATTCTGCGCTGGAACTGCAAAGACCACTGAGAAAAAGGAAACGTCACATGGGAAACaggaaaagagtccaataaAACGACTTTCAAATTCTGAAATTTAGAGTCTACATCAGGTTTTCAAATCGaggtgaatgaatgaaatgcagtgAATAAAGGCCAAATAAAATaggacaaaacagaaaaataataaagaaataagacCCAGAAACCTCACATGGAACAAAAACCAGGCAGTATCTGTTTTTGCTCCTTTTACAGTTATACTACCTGCTTTAAAGAGTAAATGTAACCACAAGAAATGTAGGATACGTTTGCAACAAAGGGCGTATTACTTGTGGAAAGCAGAACGCATGCTGTGCCCTCTGCATGATGAATAACTACAGTGTGTGACTCGTACAATGAACTCAGCAGACGGACTCTGCTCTTTGCTTGAGGTTAGCAGTCCATCTTTCAAAACCGAGCAGACCTCACCTTCCTCCAAAGACTGAAAGACTGGCAGTGAGTCCTAGATCCCATAATGCTTTTCCCAGCCTTCCCAGAAAAACTTCACCACTTTGAATTACTCCCTGAATAAATCCACAACCAAACACGGCTTTCTGATGCTTAATGGCAGCTAATTCATCACAAGCG from Puntigrus tetrazona isolate hp1 chromosome 24, ASM1883169v1, whole genome shotgun sequence includes:
- the LOC122329399 gene encoding F-box/LRR-repeat protein 7-like, whose translation is MRTVSTPSPALILPPRSSPGVLNGSSTSSSTFGTETIAMVHTPPASLSHPQRSLRQPRDQQGAPIDILPDHAFLQIFTHLPTNQLCRCARVCRRWYNLAWDPRLWRTIRLTGDVLHVDRALRVLTRRLCQDTPNVCLTLETVMVSGCRRLTDRGLYTVAQCCPELRRLEVAGCYNVSNEAVFEVVSRCPNLEHLDVSGCPKVTCISLTEEASLQLTPLHGQQIGLQYLDMTDCLSLEDEGLRTIAFHCPRLTHLYLRRCSRLTDEALRQLALHCSALRELSLSDCHLIGDFGLREVARLEGHLRYLSVAHCMRITDVGLRYVARYCPRLRYLNARGCEGLTDQGLSHLARNCPRMRSVDVGRCPLVSDAGLEVLARCCEGLRRLSLRGCESLTGRGLMALAAGCPELQLLNVQECEVPPEALRLVRQHCRRCVIEHTIPAFY